Genomic DNA from Pistricoccus aurantiacus:
TTTTTGTAAGCACAGTTTTTCATATAAGTCGTGAATAGCGAATAAATCCACTATTCGATCCCTCGGACCGACATGAAACTAGGCAACCCGCCATCCCAGTGCATCCACACGGCGAAGGCCTTGCCGACGATATTCTCCTCCGGCACGAACCCCCAGTAGCGACTGTCGTTGGAATGATCCCGATTGTCGCCCATCACGAAATAATGTCCTGCCGGCACCTCGATCTCGCGCATCTGCGGTCCAGGATCTCGAGGGTTGTTGTAGATTTCGTGGGTGCGCTGGTCGAGGAGTTCCCGCAGCAGAAACTCCGTGGGTGCCGCCTCGGGATTCTCCTCCAGCAACTCCTTGGGCACCGGCTCGCCGTTGACGTAAAGCTGCTTGCCCTGATAGCGAATACGATCCCCGGGCAGGCCGATCACCCGTTTGATGAAGTTGACAGCAGGATCCTGTGGGAAGCGAAACACCATGACGTCGCCGCGCTCGGGTTCGTTGAGTGCTACCACCTTGGTGTTGATCACCGGCAGACGCAGACCGTAGGTAAACTTGTTGACCAGGATGAAGTCGCCGATCTTCAGGGTCGGGCGCATGGAGCCGGAGGGGATCTGAAAAGGCTCCACCACGAAGCTGCGCAGCACCAGCACGATCAGCAGCACCGGGAAGAACGAGCGAGAGTAGTCCACATACCAAGGTTCTTTCACGCTGGCGCGTTGTTTCAAGGCACCCTCGCTCCCGCCGGCTTGGGCGTCCGTATCCGCCACGGCGACCCGCGCCTGCCTGACGCGCCTGAGCCAAAGGATATCGAGCAGCCAGACCAGACCCGTCACGGCCACGGCCAATACCAGCAATAGTGCAAAATCCATGTAATGCTTCCTAGTCGTTCACCTTGAGCACGGCGAGGAAAGCATCCTGAGGAATTTCCACTCTGCCGACTTGTTTCATGCGTTTCTTGCCCGCTTTCTGCTTCTCGAGCAGCTTCTTCTTGCGGCTGACATCGCCACCGTAGCACTTGGCGGTCACGTTCTTGCGCAGCGCCTTGACGGTGGAGCGGGCCACTACCTGGCTGCCGATGGCCGCCTGAATCGCCACGTCGAACATCTGCCGCGGAATCAGCTCCTTCATCTTCTCGACCAGGGCTCGGCCACGGCCATGAGCGTGGTCACGATGAATGATCGCCGCCAGGGCATCCACCTTGTCACCGTTGATCAGCACGTCCAGACGTACCAGTTTGGCCGCCTGAAAACGCTCGAAGCTGTAGTCCAGCGAAGCGTAGCCCTTGGAAATCGACTTGAGCCGATCAAAGAAGTCCATCACCACATCGCTCATGGGCAGCTCATAGATCAGCTGGATCTGGCTGCCCAGGAACTGCATGTCGATCTGCGTGCCGCGACGCTGCTCGCACTCGGCGATGACGTTGCCGACGAACTCCTGGGGCACCAGAATGCTGGCGCGCACGATGGGTTCGCGCATTTCATCCACGCTGGAAAGATCCGGCAGCTTGGAAGGATTGGCAACGTAACGAATTTCCTTGTTATCCATCGCCAGCTCGTAGACCACCGTGGGAGCGGTAGTCAGCAGGTCCAGGTCGTACTCCCGCTCCAGCCGCTCCTGAACGATTTCCATGTGCAGCGTACCCAGGAAACCGACCCGGAAACCGAAGCCCAGGGCGTCGGAGTTTTCCGGCTCGTAAGCCAGGGAGGCATCATTCAGGGCGAGCTTTTCCAGAGCATCGCGAAAGTCCTCGTAGTCGTCGGCGCTGACCGGGAACATGCCGGCGTAGACCTGCGGCTTGACCTTCTGAAAGCCCGGCAGGCGCTCCACGTTCGGAGTCTTGGCGTGGGTGATGGTGTCCCCCACCGGCGCACCCTGAATATCCTTGATGCCCGCAACGACAAAACCGACCTCCCCGGCGCGCAGGATATTGGTTTCCTTGCGAAGCGGGGTGAAGATGCCGATTTCGTTGGCCTGCCAGTCCCGCCCGGTGGACTTGATGCGAATCTTCTCGCCTTTCTTCAGGGTGCCGTCGAACAAGCGCACCAGCGAGACCACGCCAAGATAGTTGTCGAACCAAGAATCGACGATCAGCGCCTGCAGAGGCGCGTCCGGATCGCCCTTGGGGGGCGGAATGTCCCGCACCAGTCGCTCGAGCAGAGCCTCCATGCCCAGGCCGCTCTTGGCGGAAACCTGACAGGCATCGGTGGCGTCCAGGCCGATGATTTCCTCGATCTCCTGGGCCACCTTGTCCGGGTCCGCCTGAGGCAGATCCATCTTGTTGAGTACCGGCAGCACCTCGAGCCCTTGCTCCACCGCCGTATAGCAGTTGGCCACCGACTGCGCCTCGACGCCCTGGGCCGCGTCCACCACGAGAAGCGCCCCCTCGCAGGCGTACAGGGAGCGAGACACCTCGTAGGAAAAGTCCACGTGGCCAGGCGTATCGATGAAGTTGAGCTGATAGACCTGCCCATCCTCGGCGTGATAGTCCAGGGTGACGGATTGCGCCTTGATGGTGATGCCCCGCTCCCGCTCGATATCCATGGAATCGAGCACTTGCTCCTTGAGCTCCCGGTCGGTCAGGCCGCCGCAAAGCTGGATGATGCGATCGGACAGGGTGGACTTGCCGTGATCGATATGGGCAATGATCGAAAAGTTACGAATATGCTTGAGTTTATCGGAAGACACGTGGCTGGCCATTGAGGTGGGTTCTACCTGAAAAATTCCCATCATTGTAACGGGATGGGCGCGGCAAAAACAGCGATCCTCCAGGTGGTCAACCAATCGCCGCGTGAACCCGATGGGTTCACGCGGCGAAAGCAACCTCTACCCTAGCGAGCGCTAGTCTTGGCTAGCGTCTTCCAGTTGCAAGGCGACAAACAAGGAACTGCTGCCGCGATACAGACGCACCGGCACCACGGCCTGCTTGTCCAGCGACTTGACGATGTCCAGCAGCGCTTCCGGAGAATCCACCGGCTTGTTCGCCAGGGAAACGATGACATCGCCTCGGCGAATGCCCGCTTTCGCAGCAGCGCTTTGCGGCTCCACCTGCTCGACGCGAACCCCGCCGTCGATGTTCAGCCTCTCCCGCGTGGCCTGATCAAGCTCACCGATGGCCAGTCCGAGTCGCGCCTGGCTGCCCTGTTCGGATGTTTGGCTATCGGCGATCTTTTCCGCGTCAGGCCAGTTGCCTACCTTGACGGTCTGAGTCATTTCCTCGCCATCGCGAAGGATCGTCAGTTCGACCTTGGTGTCCGGGCTGACGTTGCCGATCAGTCGCGGCAAGGTGGTGGAGCGATCCACCGGCTTGTCGTTGACCTCCAGGATAATATCCCCTGCCTGCAGACCGTCTCGGGCCGCCGGGCCTTTTGGATCAAGATCCGCGACCAAGGCGCCTTGGGGCTTGTCCAGGCCGAAGGATTTGGCCAGCTCGCGGGATACCGGCTGAATTACCACGCCCAGCCAGCCGCGTGTGACACGGCCTTCGTCACGCAACTGATCCGCGACGTCCATGGCGACGCTGATCGGGATCGCGAAGGAAAGTCCCATGAAACCGCCGCTGCGGGTAAAGATCTGGGAGTTGATGCCCACGACCTCGCCGTCCAGATTGAAGAGTGGCCCACCGGAGTTGCCCGGGTTGATCGCCACGTCGGTCTGGATAAAGGGAACATAGGCATCCGTGGGCAGCGTGCGGTTGATGGCGCTGACGATGCCCGCGGTCACGGAGTGATCGAATCCGAAGGGTGAACCGATGGCCGCGACCCATTCTCCCACCTTGAGATCATCGGAATTACCCAGATTCAACGTCGGCAAATCCTCGGCATCGACCTTGAGCAAAGCCACATCGGTCTTGGTATCCGCGCCGATCAGCTCCGCCTCGAGCTCACGACGGTCGTTGAGCAGTACCAGAATCTCGTCGGCTCCCTCCACCACATGGGCGTTGGTCATGATGTAACCGTCTTCGCTGATCACGAAGCCGGATCCCAGGGATTGACGCTCCTGCTCCGGCGCCGACTCGCCTCCTTGACCGGGAGGCATGCCGAACTCATCGCCGAACCGATCACCGAACTGATCGCCAAAAAAGTGACGGAACAGTTCGGGGATCTCGCTATTGCCCGGCCCGTGGAAGCGCATGGCGGGGGTCTTGACCATCCGCGACGTGGAGATATTGACCACCCCGGGGGCGGCCTGATCGACCAGTTCGGTGAAATCCGGCAGCTCACGAGCCTGGGCGGTTTGCACGGCCAATGCCATCAGCAACGCCGTCAACCAGGGGACAAGCCAGCGGGGGGACTGTCGTTTCATTTAAGACTCCTGATAACACATGACATAGAGGAAAAGCTGCACCAAACAAAGAGTGGCCCGAGGGAATAAAAGTTCCTAAGAGTCGATGACCCTGAGCGATAAGTGTCGGCTCAAGCGTCCGGCGCAGCACTTGAAGAGCCCAACACCCCCGGCCAAGCCGGCCAGAAAGGCAGCGGGCACCCCCCAGTGACTCGGAGGTAGTAGTATTTCCGCCAGCACACCGGCGGCCAGAGCGCTGATCAGGGGAAGCAGATAGACGATCACAGCGCTTTGCAGGAAATGCGTCGCCGGCACGGCCAGCTGTATTCGCTGCCCTGCCGCAAGCGGCGTTTCGCTCCGCACCGCAAACCGCCGGGAGCGATTATCCTGCCAGCGCGCCAGCAGGCCGCTGCCACACCCGCGTTTCGCGGCGCATCCTTGACAGGCAAGGCGCGACTCGATGCTGACCCAGGCACCGCCGGAAAAAGGAGCAACCACCCGGGCGGATTCCAGCATCAACGACGCACCGTCGAGCAAGACGCGCTCTTGGTGAGATACAGCCAAAGTTTCAGATGTCTTCTGACCTATCATGGGGCTTCATCACCGTTGGTAGCGTCCGGCGACCAGACAATCTCATCGATGATCTTGAGCAATACTTCCGGCGGCAGTTCTCCCAGGGCGATGATCTGCATGGGGTCATTGTCGACCTCGATATGACGAACCGCGGCATAGGAAATACCCAGTCGGTGCAGCCCCGGCGCCAGCATGAATTCCTCGCCTTGAATGGATTCGACGAACAGGCTGATATCCGAGAGGCCGTCGCTGAAGAGACGCTGCTCGACGATGGTCCGATGCATGGAGCGCTGCGGCGCCACAGGAAGCGGACGGTAGCCCGGCGGCAGCCAGTTCAATCGCCAGGGATCTTCGGGCGGCACGCGCTGCTCGTCCAGGATCACCTCGCCACCGTGAACTCGTGGCTCTTCCAGATCGGTGATCTGAAAGGTCTCGAGCATCTGGCCCCGCTCGTTGATCAGCATGCGCTTGAGGGGCAAGGCAGTCTGCTTGTCGAGCCATAGCCGATGACCATAGCGCATGTCGTCCAGGGGCTCGATATCCAGTCGCTGCGCGGGGCGTCCGGCAATGCGCTCCTCGCCGCTCAAGGACAGGCGATAGTGATCGTCCAGATGTCGCATGATGGCGCTGGGCAAGGCCACCGGATTGGCGTTCTCACCGCTCCAGCCTCCCAGTCCAATGCGCCCGCGACGCTCGAAGACAATCGGCGGCCCGTCGAGGAGCCGCGCCACGTTATGCTCCTCGCCATGTTCGATGTCATGAGAAAGCGCCAGCGTGCGTATGCCTTCGGGGCCGATGCGCACGGCTCGCGCTTCAAAGATGTAGCAATGATTGGCCCAGAGGCTTCTTTCGAACCATTCGTCCGGGCTATTTGGCATTGCTTGATTCTTGAGCTTGCCACAGTCGAAAGCGGTGGCTTTATTCCGCTCACCCGGATCATCCGGCTCCGCCCAAGCAGCCGTCGTGGTAACAACCAACCCCATCAGGCAAACCGTCAACCCCCAGGCGCGCAGTGAATAACAGCCTCGCAAACGACCGTCAGAAATCGTTACCCCTCTCATCATCAACGCAATCCCAGAAACTCGTCACCGGAAGCGCGCAGCAGCGGGGTCCAGGCATCACCGCTGCGATAGGCCGAACCTTGAGCGTGTCGATCCAGATAGGTCTGCAAGAGGCGCGCCTGCTCCTGATTATTGATTGCCTGAGACTGGTGTGTCCTTGGCGACATGAACGAAGGCGTCTCGGCGCTGATGTTCATCAGGCCGGAGGGGGATCGTGCAAAGGACGCGGATGGAGACTGGAAGAGCGGCAGATCGACCAGTGAAGGACGCTGACTGTCACCGGGTGTCATAGGCGAGGCGGCGGTCGGCGCTTCGCCGGAGGCCAAACCCGGTAGTACCGCATCACCGGCATTCGTACCGCTGGAACCATTGTAGAACTGCACGCCGGTGATCACCATCAGCGATACCGCCGCCGCGATGGCGGCGCTGCCCGCGAAAGCGAAGCCGCGACGCGGCGCTGACGTGCTTGTCTGTGAAACGTCGGAAGGCTCGACCACCGGCAGCGGCTCATCCTTGATGCGATTCATGATGCCCGCTGACAGATCCACGTTGATATCAACGTCCCGATCACGCAATAGCATGCTACGAATCAGGTGATAACGTCGCCAGCAGTCGGCGGTGTCAGGGGTGTCGTCAAGCACCTTCAACAAACGGCGTAGTTCGAGTTCATCCCCTTCGTTGTCCATCAGGGCGGACAACGTCTCCCGCGCATCTTGATTCATTACTCGCACCCTCATCGTGACGCGGCGCTCGCCCGTCATCAGTTTACAGTTCAACGATTACGCCTGAGTACGTTTGCCCGACGTGCTCGGCACCCTGTTTACCTGCCCCAATGTCGCTTCTCGGCTCATTTGAAAGACTTCATCCGGGACGATTGTTAACCTATGACGTTATAAAGCGCCAACAGTTCATCCCCGGCTCACTCAATCGTCAGAATCGTTATTCATTGATCAAATCCTGATTCCGCGACGTGGTCATCAAGGGCTGAATATGCCGATCGACGGCTTCTCGAGCGCGAAAGATACGCGAGCGCACCGTGCCCACCGGGCAATCCATGATCTGGGCGATGTCCTCATAGGAGAGACCGTCCAGCTCGCGCAGCGTGATGGCGGTGCGCAAATCTTCCGGCAATTGTTCGATGGCCTCGAAGACCGCCGCCTCGAGCTGATCTCGGGCGATCACCGCCTCCGGGGTTTCCAGGTCGGAAAGACGCCCGCTGTGATCGAGAATTTCCGCATCGACGATATCCAGATCGCTGCCTGGAGGCCGCCGCCCTCTGGAGACCAGATGATTCTTGGCGGTATTGATGGCGATACGATACATCCAGGTATAGAAAGCGCTCTCGGCGCGAAACTTGCCCAGGGCGCGATAGGCCTTCAGAAAAGCTTCCTGAGCCACATCCTGGACTTCCGAGTGATCGTGAACATAGCGGCCGATCAGGCCAAGAATCTTGTGCTGGTACTTTTTCACCAACAGATCGAAGGCACGGCTATCACCCTGCTGAGCGCGCTCCACGAGCTGCTGATCGGTTTCCCGAGTACTCATTCACTGCCTCCCCGACCGGGGAAACGGCAGGCGTGACACCCAAGAGAGCGCCGGGGATCGAACACGGTGCTTCGACAAGCAATTCATATCATCCACCTGGAGCCTTGGCGGCAAGCATTCATGGAGTTCCATTCCCGCGTTGATTTTTATCGCTCTTACAAGCGATAGTACGTCTCATGTTTTAAGCAAGAGTACGTCTCATGTTTTCTCTTCTCGCGTCAATATTCCTCTTGGCGCGCGAATTCTTTTCGCTAGACGTAAAACGCGACGTTTTTGCAGATGCGTCTATTAGACAGGTAGCGGTATGTCACAGCAACAGGTCAACAACTTGAACGTCCTTGCCCAGGACGTATTGATCACTCCAGAAGCCCTCAAGCAGGCGGTTCCTCTGACGGAAGCCGCGGAGCGTACGGTGATCGAGGGTCGCCAGACTGTCCAGCACATTCTCGACGGCAGCGATCCGCGCCTGCTGGTAGTCGTCGGCCCATGCTCCATTCACGACGTGGAAGCGGCGCTGGATTACGCGCGCCGTCTGCGCAAGCTCGCGGACGAGGTCAAGGACAGCCTGTATATCGTCATGCGAGTGTACTTCGAAAAACCGCGCACCACCGTGGGCTGGAAAGGCTTGATCAACGATCCTCACCTGAACGGTTCCTTCGAGATCGAGGAAGGCCTGCACAAAGCCCGCCGGCTACTGGTGGAACTCGCGGAAATGGGCCTGCCTCTGGCCACGGAAGCGCTGGACCCGATTTCTCCCCAGTACCTGCAGGACTGCATCAGCTGGTCGGCGATCGGCGCGCGCACCACGGAATCCCAGACGCATCGGGAAATGGCTTCCGGTCTGTCCTGCCCGGTGGGCTTCAAGAACGGCACTGACGGCAGCCTGGAAGTCGCCATCAATGCTCTGCAGTCCGTAGCCCATTCTCATAACTTTTTGGGCATCGACTCCGCAGGTCAGGTAGCGATCATCCGCACCCGCGGCAACGCTTATGGCCATGTGGTGCTGCGCGGCGGCAACGGCAAGCCCAACTACGACAGCGTCAGTGTCGCCCTGGCGGAAAAGGAACTCAAGAAAGGCGGCATCAAGCCCAATATCATGATCGACTGCTCTCACGCCAACTCCAACAAGGACCCGGCGCTGCAGCCCCTGGTATTGGAGAACGTTACCCATCAGATCCTCGACGGCAACCGCTCGATCATCGGCCTGATGGTGGAATCGAATCTCGGTTGGGGCAGCCAGAAGATTCCCGATGATCTCAGCCAGTTGACCTATGGCGTGTCGGTGACGGATGCCTGTATCGACTGGGAGACTACCGTTGAAACCTTCATGTCGATGAACGAGCGGCTGAAACCCGTATTGGCGGCGCGCAGCCAAGCCGAACAGACCCAGCCCGCTTAAGCTCGCCTCACCGTGCTGCCGTCGATTTCCCGCTGAAACGGCGGCAGCGCGTCCAGCAGCGCCGCGCCGTAGCGGCGGGTCAGTACCCGCCGGTCCAGCAGGGTGATGCGACCGCGATCGGACTCCTTGCGAATCAATCTCCCACAAGCCTGCACCAGCTTGATCGAGGCGTCCGGCACTGCGATACGCATGAACGGGTTGCCGCCGCGGCTTTCGATCCATTCCGCCAGGGTTGCTCCCACCGGATCGTCCGGTACGGAAAACGGCAGCCGCGTCACCACCACATGAGTCAGGTATTTTCCCGGCAGATCGATGCCCTCGGCGAAGCTCGCCAGACCGAACAGGATGCTGCCCTGACCCGCGTCGATGCGCTCTCGATGACGCTCCAGCAGTTCGCGCTTGGGCATGCGATCCTGGGCCAATACCCGCTCTTTCATTGCCTTTGGCAGCGTCTTCTCCACCGCCCGCAGCTGGGCGCGGGAGGAAAACAGCATCAGCACCGCCTCGGAATCTTCAAGCCCGGCGATGAAATTGACGATGGCCCGCTCATGAACCTCGCGGTCACCGGGGTCGACGGCTTCACGGGGGACGCTGAGCACTGCCCGGGAATAATCGAAAGGACTCGGCAAACGCTGATAGCGATAGCGATTGGCCAACCCCGCCCGCTCCTGCAGGCGCTCGAAGCGCCCCAGGGCGGTCAGGGTCGCGGAAGTCACCACCGCGCCGAAACAGCTACCCCACAGAGTTCGCGCCAGGGTCGAGGCGGCGGAGACGGGGCTTGCCGAAAAAGTCAGTTCCGGATCTCCCTGCATCTGCTCGAAGCTCAGCCAGCGCGCCCGGGGCGGCTCTTGGGGATCATCCTGCTCGCTCATGGCAAGCCACAGGCCATGGGCTTCCTGTGCACGACCCTGTAGCAGGGAAATCAAGGGGAGCCAGGGTTCCGCCTGTTCCCGAGGCAGGCCGGTGTGCTTGTCCGGGTCGAGGCTTTCCCGCAGGATATCCGCCATGCTTTCCAGACTGAGGGAAAGCTCCGCGAAGATCGTCACCAGACCGCTCGCCTGCTCCCGCAGCGCCAGCGGCGCCTCCCCCAGGGGGAAGCGGTGCTGACGATTACCCTCCTCGCCTTCTCTCACGTAGCGACCGGGGCGTTTCTGCGCCAGTTTTTCCTCGGCTTCCGCCAGTTGATGCCCCAAGGCGAAGACTTCTCCCAGGCGCGGCTCCAGGGCAGCGATGGCCTCGGGAAAGCCGCCCAGCAATCTTGCCAGGGTAGGCTGAACGCCCAGGTTCGCGTTCAGTTCCGTCAGGGATTTCTTCAAGGTACGCAGCCAGCGCAGCGCGCCGTTGACGGCGAAATGATGGGTGAAGTGCTCGATGGCTTTGTCCGGCAGATGGTGACCTTCATCGAAGATATAGATGCAATCCTGAGGGCTTGGCAGCACCACGCCGCCGCCCAGTGCCAGATCCGCCAGCACCAGGTCGTGATTGGCGACGATGATATCGGCGTTTTCCAGATCGCGCCGGGCGCGGAAGAAGGCGCAGGCGCCGAAATGACCGCAGCGCCGATTGGTGCACTGGCGGTGATCCGTGGTCAGCTGCCGCCATTGGTGATTCTCGATGGTGACCGGCCAGCTATCCCGATCACCTTCCCAGCGGCCGGCGCCGTAAGCCTCCGCCATTTCCTTGACCAGGGCGTGGAAATCGTCGCCCTCTCGGGACGCCAGGGCCTGCTCGAACAGCGAAAGCGTCGGGTTGACCTCCGCGCCATCCAGGGCCTGGTCGAGCTTGGCCACGCAGAGATAGCGCCCGCGCCCCTTGGCCAGGGCGTAATCGAAACTCAAGCCGCTGTGGGCCTTGAGGGCCGGCAGATCCTGATGCAGTACCTGCTCCTGCAGGGCGATGGTCGCCGTGGCCACTACCAGGCGCTTGCCACGGGCCTTGGCCACCGGCAGCGCCGCCAGCAGATAGGCCAGGGTCTTGCCGGTGCCGGTACCCGCCTCCAGCACGCAGACGTGTTCGTTGGAAAGACGCTTGCCGGAGTCGTCCGCCTCGATCTCCGCCAGGGTGTTGGCGATTTCCGCGATCATCAGCCGCTGTCCGTAGCGTGGCGTCAGCCCGAGCGCCTCGAGCACCTGACGATAGGCGCCCTGTATCTCGTCTTTCAGATCCTGCTCGAGCATGCGGTCTTCTCTATCAGCCCTTCCACCAACGCTGTCATGGCCAACCGGCCCATGACGCTTTATAGCAAGCCTTCCGGCGGATGCTCGCAGGGCAGTTTGTCGTTGATGTAGCGCTCGATTTCCGGCAGCGAGAAGGCGTCTTCCTCCCCGGCGAAGCTGATCGAGACACCCTTGGCGCCGGCGCGACCGGTGCGGCCGATACGATGAACGTAGTCTTCCGGATCTTCCGGCAGGGTATAGTTGATGACGTGACTGACGTCGTCGATATGAATGCCGCGACCCGCCACGTCCGTCGCCACCAGCACCTGGATCTCGCCTTCCCGGAAGCGCTCCAGGGTCTTGATACGCTGAGACTGCGGCACGTCGCCGGAAAGCATCGCGACGTTGATATCCGCCTGACGCAGCAGCCCGTCCAGCTTGCGTACCAGATCACGACGATTGCCGAAGACCATGACCCGATCGAAGGCTTCCTGCTTGAGCAGGTTGATCAGCAGACGCTGCTTGTCCTCGTCGCTGACCAGATAGACCCGCTGGTCGATATCCGCCTGGTTCTCGACGGTCACTTCGATCTCGACGTAAGCCGGGTTCTGGGTCCACTGGCTGGCGAGATTGAGAATGTCCTGGGTAAAGGTGGCGGAGAACAGAAAGGTCTGGCGTTCTTCCTTCTTGGGAGTGTAGCGAATGATACGCTTGACGTCGGGAATGAAGCCCATGGACAGCATGCGGTCCGCTTCGTCCAGCACCAGCACTTCCACCTGGGAAAGATCCACGTCCTTCTTCTGCTGGAAATCCAGCAGCCGCCCCGGGGTCGCCACCAGGATATCCAGGGTCTTGCGCAGACTGTCGAGCTGCTTCTGGTAATCCATGCCGCCCACCACGCTCGCCACATTAAGCGAAGTGAACCGGGCCAGGGCCTTGGCATCCTTTTCGATCTGCAGGGCGAGTTCCCGAGTGGGCGCGATGATCAAGGCCCGAGGCGCACCGGGCAGCTGGCCATCGGGTTTTTCCTCCTCGAGGAAATAGGCCAGGATCGCGATCAGGAAGGCAGCGGTCTTGCCGGTGCCGGTCTGCGCCTTGCCCACCACGTCGCCGCCCAGCAGCGTATTGGCCAGGGCTTCCGCCTGAATCGGCGTGCAGTATTCGAAGCCCAGGGCATGAATGGCGCGCATCAGCGGCAGCGGCAGGTCGAAATCGTGAAAGCGCCACTTCCCCGCCACCGCGGGCACCTGAAACTGGCGCGGATCCCAGTTCGACTGGGAGCGACGCGGCTTGCGCCGACGACGCTTGGGCTTGTGATTCTGAGTTGAGGCCTGGGCCTTTTCCGACTCGCTCATAGGCTTACCTGGGTTCCTCCTCGATCGAAGTAGTGTTGTATTGACTGTTTCAGCGTTCGGCAAAGTGGCCTAGTGTACCAGCCCTTGGCGCTGCGGTTCAGGAGAAACACCGGCGACTTTTGCGCCCTTCTGTCTCTATCGTCTTCATCGCTGGTAGAATGAGCGCCCATGTTTCAAGGAGCCATGCCCCGTGACGCGCAAGAAGAAGACCCGCTCTCTGGCGGACAAGGTGCAGATACGCACCGGCAAACGCAAGGACTACAAGAAGTGGCGCCATGACAATCCGGATCAGGTGGTGTCCTCCCGGCGCTTCACCCAGAAGAAGCTGAAACAGCGCAAGCTTCAGGCCGCACGCAAGCTGGCCCGCCAGCAGCGGGAAGCCACTGTCATCGATATACATCCATCCTCTTCAGAAGAAGGCAACAAGTCCTGATATGCGTCTGGTCTCCTTCAATATCAACGGCCTGCGAGCACGCCCCCACCAGTTGGAAGCCTTGGTCGACGCCC
This window encodes:
- the dinG gene encoding ATP-dependent DNA helicase DinG, with amino-acid sequence MLEQDLKDEIQGAYRQVLEALGLTPRYGQRLMIAEIANTLAEIEADDSGKRLSNEHVCVLEAGTGTGKTLAYLLAALPVAKARGKRLVVATATIALQEQVLHQDLPALKAHSGLSFDYALAKGRGRYLCVAKLDQALDGAEVNPTLSLFEQALASREGDDFHALVKEMAEAYGAGRWEGDRDSWPVTIENHQWRQLTTDHRQCTNRRCGHFGACAFFRARRDLENADIIVANHDLVLADLALGGGVVLPSPQDCIYIFDEGHHLPDKAIEHFTHHFAVNGALRWLRTLKKSLTELNANLGVQPTLARLLGGFPEAIAALEPRLGEVFALGHQLAEAEEKLAQKRPGRYVREGEEGNRQHRFPLGEAPLALREQASGLVTIFAELSLSLESMADILRESLDPDKHTGLPREQAEPWLPLISLLQGRAQEAHGLWLAMSEQDDPQEPPRARWLSFEQMQGDPELTFSASPVSAASTLARTLWGSCFGAVVTSATLTALGRFERLQERAGLANRYRYQRLPSPFDYSRAVLSVPREAVDPGDREVHERAIVNFIAGLEDSEAVLMLFSSRAQLRAVEKTLPKAMKERVLAQDRMPKRELLERHRERIDAGQGSILFGLASFAEGIDLPGKYLTHVVVTRLPFSVPDDPVGATLAEWIESRGGNPFMRIAVPDASIKLVQACGRLIRKESDRGRITLLDRRVLTRRYGAALLDALPPFQREIDGSTVRRA
- the rhlB gene encoding ATP-dependent RNA helicase RhlB, with amino-acid sequence MSESEKAQASTQNHKPKRRRRKPRRSQSNWDPRQFQVPAVAGKWRFHDFDLPLPLMRAIHALGFEYCTPIQAEALANTLLGGDVVGKAQTGTGKTAAFLIAILAYFLEEEKPDGQLPGAPRALIIAPTRELALQIEKDAKALARFTSLNVASVVGGMDYQKQLDSLRKTLDILVATPGRLLDFQQKKDVDLSQVEVLVLDEADRMLSMGFIPDVKRIIRYTPKKEERQTFLFSATFTQDILNLASQWTQNPAYVEIEVTVENQADIDQRVYLVSDEDKQRLLINLLKQEAFDRVMVFGNRRDLVRKLDGLLRQADINVAMLSGDVPQSQRIKTLERFREGEIQVLVATDVAGRGIHIDDVSHVINYTLPEDPEDYVHRIGRTGRAGAKGVSISFAGEEDAFSLPEIERYINDKLPCEHPPEGLL